In the genome of Gloeotrichia echinulata CP02, one region contains:
- a CDS encoding catalase: MKLFTEYPEKDEAKYCALMSDLVKKNMDNLYGGEKKKTAKRDTHAKTHAAVQGTLEIFDFDEAAIKQELSKRTSLTEAQLQAISLKQGLFAQPKQYPVWLRFANGAFSVKNDYEGDTRSMSVKVIGVEGERLPQSHELKTQDIIVHNTELFFVRTIKDFYGFFLAIYRAGLSPLLKLLVLLWLGLHPYESSLLKASFKRFPKSLLTERYWSASAYSLGLKSDFDPSQPGSVPVEYPTVIKYGFTAISSQPPHQQLPLESRSESELERAKTSGSEDNYYREDIIQALAKPDAEYTWDFQIQFQTSPEMSIDDTTIAWNEEESPFFTVGRLTVKHQNVQSPAENDFGENLSFSPGNGLAVHRPVGAINRLRSIVYPIVAESRHNKRGVKYQEPTV; encoded by the coding sequence ATGAAACTATTTACCGAATACCCAGAAAAAGACGAAGCCAAATATTGCGCTCTCATGAGTGATCTAGTCAAAAAGAACATGGACAATCTTTACGGAGGTGAGAAGAAAAAAACTGCAAAGAGAGATACTCACGCAAAAACCCATGCTGCTGTTCAAGGTACTCTAGAAATCTTTGACTTTGATGAAGCCGCAATTAAGCAGGAATTGAGCAAACGCACCTCATTAACTGAAGCTCAACTGCAAGCAATTTCCCTAAAACAAGGTTTATTTGCCCAACCCAAACAATATCCGGTGTGGCTAAGATTTGCAAATGGTGCATTTTCAGTAAAGAATGATTATGAGGGAGATACGCGCTCTATGTCCGTAAAAGTGATAGGGGTAGAAGGAGAACGACTACCGCAAAGTCACGAGTTAAAAACCCAAGATATTATTGTCCACAATACCGAACTCTTTTTTGTGAGAACCATCAAAGACTTCTACGGCTTTTTTTTGGCGATTTATCGAGCAGGGCTGTCTCCGCTTCTGAAGCTGTTGGTGCTTTTATGGCTGGGGTTGCATCCTTACGAATCATCACTTTTAAAAGCCAGTTTCAAACGGTTTCCCAAGAGTTTGCTTACAGAACGCTATTGGAGTGCTTCGGCGTATTCTCTGGGACTCAAATCCGATTTTGACCCATCTCAACCAGGTTCAGTTCCTGTAGAATATCCGACTGTGATTAAATATGGATTTACAGCGATTTCCAGTCAACCACCTCATCAACAACTTCCTCTAGAGTCCAGATCAGAAAGTGAACTTGAGCGTGCCAAAACATCAGGTTCAGAGGACAACTACTACCGAGAGGATATTATTCAAGCTTTAGCAAAACCTGATGCTGAATACACTTGGGACTTTCAAATCCAATTTCAAACTAGCCCAGAGATGTCCATTGATGATACCACCATTGCTTGGAATGAAGAGGAATCACCCTTCTTTACAGTTGGTCGTCTCACAGTTAAGCATCAAAATGTTCAGTCTCCCGCAGAAAATGACTTTGGAGAAAATCTCAGTTTTTCTCCTGGGAACGGTTTAGCAGTCCATCGTCCTGTCGGTGCGATTAATCGGTTACGCAGCATAGTTTATCCTATTGTTGCTGAGTCTCGTCACAATAAACGAGGAGTCAAATACCAGGAACCCACTGTCTGA